One Coccinella septempunctata chromosome 1, icCocSept1.1, whole genome shotgun sequence DNA window includes the following coding sequences:
- the LOC123323001 gene encoding armadillo repeat-containing protein 8-like yields MKPFSAFMNVENTRFYIDDLYSSDPTVCLGSILCIKNTVIGSNRQKESVIAQGIVPRLMQLLRDSNVRINVRIEAAVTLGSLAKGTDDHIELLLKSGAIQLLLDLLDEENSKLVDACLCCLRTLSQQDTTSLNKYTLKRLQKLLSFAGLKENTLRQECVATILGAACKTVTEQNNLCTAGAPLILASLLTVPSTSVRIPVITCLAAMSYNNPSVAFQIANTEYNDSNIPKLLSTLICRYRPIEMQLEAARCLTNLHRAGAIPANDPIITYRTLSCLVQLCQIDNLELHRAVAADALAYLTEVDSELQKIAAISNQLVAAMVDLLNCQSVAARQAAFRVFASLAANDEDIRKRIIDTKCLMEKIMEGLQDENKDIILAAVRCLHSLSRSVQQLRTTFQDHSVWKLLMPILIDYSSTELLTAASSALCNLLLEFSPAKEPMVQQGIITILAELVTKPEPSIRLNGIWALMNLAFQAEQRVKSSILNSLGTDKVFRLLDDPDPRVIMKTLGLLRNLVSPRPHTDAIMALHGVQIMQGIVFVLESAHAPEIKEQALCILGNIADGDRARDHIMMNEDILKKVIAFMSHPAVCLQETSVFCIQNLARKGEPGVTERQNRLKDMGVVNILQSLMGNSSSQTLYNRVKAAHSQFMNDV; encoded by the exons atgaaaccaTTTTCGGCTTTTATG aATGTTGAGAATACTCGATTCTACATCGATGAcctatattcatctgatccaacaGTATGCTTGGGTTCTATATTATGTATAAAAAACACCGTGATTGGATCAAATCGGCAAAAAGAGAGTGTTATAGCACAAGGAATTGTTCCTCGTTTGATGCAACTGCTGAGAGACAGCAATGTTAGAATTAACGTCAGGATAGAAGCAGCTGTGACCCTTGGATCCTTAGCAAAAGGAACTGATGATCACATTGAATTATTACTGAAATCTGGAGCAATCCAACTGCTCCTTGACTTATTGGATGAAGAAAATTCCAAGCTAGTGGACGCATGCTTATGCTGTTTAAGAACACTGTCGCAACAAGATACTACTTCGTTGAATAAATATACTCTGAAACGTTTACAAAAACTGCTAAGTTTTGCTGGTCTGAAAGAGAATACTCTGAGGCAAGAATGTGTTGCTACAATCTTGGGTGCTGCATGTAAAACTGTAACTGAACAGAACAACCTTTGTACAGCAGGAGCCCCCTTAATATTGGCTTCTCTCTTGACTGTTCCAAGTACTTCAGTACGAATACCAGTTATCACTTGTTTGGCGGCAATGAGTTACAATAACCCATCAGTAGCTTTTCAAATTGCGAACACTGAATATAATGATTCTAACATACCCAAATTGCTCTCTACTTTAATATGCAGATACAGACCTATTGAAATGCAGTTGGAGGCAGCCAGATGTTTGACTAATTTACATAGAGCGGGAGCTATTCCTGCTAATGATCCTATAATTACGTATAGGACATTGTCTTGCTTAGTACAGCTCTGCCAA ATTGACAATTTAGAACTACATAGGGCAGTGGCTGCTGATGCCTTGGCATATTTGACTGAAGTCGACAGTGAGCTACAGAAAATAGCTGCTATAAGTAATCAACTGGTCGCTGCCATGGTTGATTTGTTGAATTGCCAGAGTGTGGCTGCAAGACAGGCTGCATTCAG GGTATTTGCTTCCTTAGCTGCCAACGATGAAGATATACGTAAAAGAATAATCGATACTAAATGCTTGATGGAGAAAATCATGGAAGGGCTACAAGACGAAAATAAAGACATAATTTTGGCTGCTGTGAGATGTCTACATTCCCTGAGTAGATCTGTCCAACAACTCCGCACAACTTTTCAAGATCATTCTGTTTGGAAGCTTCTAATGCCCATCTTAATCG ATTACTCCTCAACAGAACTTCTGACAGCTGCATCTTCAGCTTTGTGTAATCTGCTGCTGGAATTTTCCCCTGCTAAGGAACCAATGGTGCAGCAGGGTATTATCACAATACTCGCTGAGCTGGTAACTAAACCGGAACCTTCTATTCGTTTGAACGGCATTTGGGCATTGATGAATCTAGCATTTCAGGCTGAACAAAGAGTAAAATCATCCATATTAAATTCTTTGGGAACAGATAAGGTCTTTCG ATTATTGGATGACCCAGACCCTAGGGTGATAATGAAGACGCTTGGTCTTCTCAGGAATTTAGTGTCACCCAGGCCACACACCGATGCCATAATGGCTTTGCATGGCGTACAGATCATGCAAGGAATAGTTTTTGTCTTAGAAAGCGCTCATGCACCAGAGATAAAAGAGCAAGCTTTGTGCATTTTGGGTAATATAGCGGATGGGGACAGAGCACGGGATCACATCATGATGAATGAAGACATCCTAAAAAAGGTCATTGCTTTTATGAGTCATCCTGCTGTATGCCTTCAGGAAACGTCGGTTTTTTGCATACAAAATTTAGCACGAAAGGGCGAACCAGGCGTTACGGAGAGACAAAATCGGCTCAAGGATATGGGCGTAGTGAACATACTACAATCCCTTATGGGCAACTCCAGCAGTCAAACTTTGTACAATAG GGTCAAAGCAGCTCATTCCCAGTTTATGAACGATGTTTAA
- the LOC123323003 gene encoding protein disulfide-isomerase TMX3 translates to MNLLFKFLVIVSILVNCSGSKVLELSDKFPTIRKQGNTQWLVMFYAPWCGHCKRLEPVWAQVSQALYRTNLRVGRIDCTRFTSIASEFSISGFPTIKFITSDNDFTYHGDRNKEDIINFALRMAGPPVQQVTRPESLANLKGMNQLFFMYVGDQEGPLWDSFNNVATKMQPHSFFYVTTKEIAGSHVNISRDLPAVFVHKDNLHYFYSIDMNSSDPDHLNNTMYNWINEERFATFPKITRGNINEILQTKKYIVLAVVEEDKAHEVPQDMLRFRNMVESVISKNREKYHRYFQFGWVGNPELANSIAMKVLPLPYLLVLNSTTNHHHIPEEEDALQMTTEYLEDFLERIHNQSAPVYGGNSLIVRLYRTYFEARTSLSDMWRGNPVLTTVLFGLPLGFLSLILYSICCADILDADEDEEEELLHEKKE, encoded by the exons ATGAATCTACTTTTCAAATTTCTAgttatag TCTCAATTCTCGTAAATTGTTCTGGATCAAAAGTATTGGAGTTGAGTGATAAGTTTCCGACAATACGCAAACAAGGTAATACTCAATGGCTAGTAATGTTTTATGCCCCCTGGTGCGGCCACTGTAAACGACTTGAACCTGTTTGGGCACAGGTTTCCCAGGCTCTGTATAGAACAAATCTCAGGGTTGGTAGAATAGATTGTACTCGATTCACATCTATAGCTTCTGAATTCTCAATTAGTGGCTTTCCCACTATTAAATT TATAACATCTGATAACGATTTCACTTACCATGGTGACCGAAACAAGGAAGACATAATAAATTTTGCATTGAGAATGGCTGGTCCCCCTGTTCAACAAGTCACTAGGCCAGAAAGCTTAGCAAATTTGAAAGGCATGAATCAGCTGTTTTTTATGTATGTGGGGGATCAGGAAGGTCCTTTGTGGGACTCGTTCAATAATGTTGCAActaaaatgcaaccacatagtTTCTTTTATGTAACAACTAAAGAAATAGCTGGTTCTCATGTCAATATCTCCAGGGATTTGCCTGCTGTTTTTGTACACAAGGATaatcttcattatttttattcaa TTGACATGAACTCAAGTGATCCAGATCACCTCAATAACACAATGTATAATTGGATCAATGAGGAACGCTTTGCAACATTCCCTAAAATCACCAGAGGCAACATCAACGAAATCCTTCAGACCAAGAAGTACATTGTTCTTGCTGTAGTTGAAGAGGACAAAGCTCATGAAGTACCACAGGATATGTTGAGATTTCGAAATATGGTAGAGTCGGTAATCTCTAAAAATCGTGAGAAATACCACAGGTACTTCCAATTTGGATGGGTAGGAAATCCGGAGTTAGCAAACAGTATTGCAATGAAAGTACTGCCTTTACCCTATCTGTTGGTTCTCAACAGTACTACTAATCACCATCATATACCTGAGGAGGAAGATGCTCTTCAAATGACGACAGAGTATTTGGAGGACTTCCTGGAGAGAATTCATAACCAATCAGCACCC GTATATGGGGGAAACAGTCTCATTGTAAGGTTGTATAGGACATATTTTGAGGCGAGAACTTCATTGTCAGACATGTGGAGGGGTAACCCAGTTTTAACAACTGTTCTTTTCGGTTTGCCACTTGGATTTCTTTCCCTGATTTTGTATTCAATTTGTTGTGCCGATATTTTGGATGCGGATGAGGATGAAGAAGAAG AATTACTACATGAGAAGAAAGAATAA
- the LOC123314728 gene encoding programmed cell death protein 5, translating to MEDAELERIRNQRLAQLQSQYSKEGGDAEAQRAKQEQAKEETKHAILSQILDQQARARLNTLLLGKPEKGQMVEAMLLNMARSGRIAQKISEPELIQLLESIASTQSNKTSVKFDRRRAAIDSDDDDF from the exons atgGAAGACGCTGAACTCGAAAGAATACGGAATCAGAGATTAGCCCAACTGCAATCTCAATATAGC AAAGAAGGTGGAGATGCTGAGGCCCAGAGAGCTAAGCAAGAACAAGCTAAAGAAGAAACCAAACATGCAATTCTCTCCCAAATTTTGGATCAGCAAGCACGAGCGAGGT TAAATACTCTTCTACTTGGGAAACCTGAAAAAGGACAAATGGTTGAGGCAATGCTCTTGAACATGGCAAGAAGCGGTCGTATAGCTCAAAAAATTAGCGAACCTGAACTAATACAACTGTTAGAAAGTATTGCTTCGACACAATCTAATAAGACCTCGGTGAAATTTGATAGGAGGAGAGCTGCTATTGattctgatgatgatgatttttaa